From the Chitinophaga lutea genome, the window TTTGTTCAGGACCGAATTCAGCAGGATAACGGCTGTATTGTGCAAACATTTCGGCATGGAACACATCGAGCTGGCGGAAGACATCGCCGGCGAAACCTTCCTGGCCGCACTCGAAACCTGGCCCTACAAAGGCATTCCGGAGAACCCCGCAGCCTGGTTGTATACGGTGGCCAAAAACAAAGCCGCCAATCACTACTCCCGCCTGCAAACCTTTCGTGCAAAAATCACCCCTGCCCTGCAGCAGGCATCTTCGGGTGGGGAAATCGATATCGACCTGTCTGACCGGAACATCACAGACAGCCAGTTACAAATGATATTCGCCATCTGCCACCCGGCCATTCCACCGGAAGCGCAGATCGGGCTGGCATTGCGTATCCTCTGCGGTTTCGGGATTGATGAAATCGCCAACGCCCTGCTTACGAACAAAGAAACCGTCAACAAACGATTGTACCGGGCGCGGGAAAAACTGCGGCAGGAAAAAGTGGAGATCACTTTCCCTGCTCCGGGCGAAGTGAACAGGCGCCTCGAAACGGTGCTTACCACCCTCTACCTGCTTTTCAACGAAGGGTACTACTCCGAAAGCCAGGGTGCCGTACTGCGTGAAGAGCTTTGCCTCGAAGCCATGCGCCTCACTTACCTGCTGGCCGGCAATGAAAGCACAAACCTTCCACCCGTCAACGCACTACTATCGCTCATGTGTTTTCACGCATCCCGTTTCCCTGCCAGGAAAAACGATCATGGAGAAATCGTATTGTATCACGATCAGGATGAAAACCTATGGAACTTGGAACTGATCGGCAAAGGAGCATATTATCTGCACAGGGCTTCCGGTGGCGATCAGTTATCAAAGTACCATATCGAAGCTACCATCGCATACTGGCACACCGTAAAAGAAGATTCGGCGGAGAAATGGGAAAACATCCTGCAGCTCTATAACCGCCTCCTGACCATTGCCTATTCTCCCATCGCTGCACTGAACCGAACGTTCGCACTGTCCAAAACGAAAGGAAAACCGGCCGCTATCGCCGAGGCGGAAAAACTGGCCTTAACGGACAATCACTATTATCACACGCTGCTGGGCGAACTCTACACCGGTATCGATAACGGGAAAGCACGTATTCACCTGGAAGCGGCTTCACAGCTGGCAAAAACGGAAGCCGACAAAAGTACGATCCGGCGTATGCTGGAGGGGCTTTAAAAAGACCTCACCAGTTATGTAGGGTCATTTTGTCCTGAATTAGTTGTCTTATCTTAAACTTTCCTGATTGCTCAGCTACCGCTTCAACTGCATTATTATCCCAACATTCCTTTTTTGATCGCCTCCGCGCCAAGGGTTTTACGGTAAAAGTGAAACCATAGCCCCCGGGAAAATAATTTTCCGGACCTTTATGCACTGCTGACATAAGGCTGTCAATAACCGGAACTAGCTTTGAACCATAAACCTAAAAAAACTATAAAATGGCAACTACAAACACATTACGCGGATTCGCCACGGTAACTTTCTTTGCGGCAGACCATGAAGGAGCTAGAAAATGGTATTCAGAGCTGTTCGGCATACCCCCTTATTTTGATAAACCGGGTTATATTGAGTTCCGGGTGGGCGATTATCAGCACGAAATAGGCATTATCGACGCGAAATATGCCCCTAAAGGCGCTCAGCCGGGCCCAGGCGGCGCGATGATCTACTGGCATACGGATGATCTCAAAGGCACGCTGCAGAAATTGCTGACGATGGGCGCCACGGAATTCGAGCCCGTCACCGAACGCGGCGAAGGTTTCATCACCGCATCGGTGCTCGACCCTTTCGGCAATATCCTGGGCATCATGTACAACCCGCATTACGTGGCGGTTGTGGCGGCAAAGAAATAGCTCATCAAATAGTTCTCATATGGATGAAGTAACCCGGCGAATGCTGGAAAAAATTCATCAACCCGGCCTCTTTGACGCGCTGGTTAAACAACTCAGTGCCTCGGAACTCAATACCGTTTTACTGGATGTGTTTAACCAGCGTGTAGCCGGACTGGATGCGGCAGCACTGCTGCAGAAATACATGCTCAACCGATTCGTAAAACCGGCAGCCGTGGATGTTATACGGCTGAAGGAAGAAGAATTGCAGATACTCCGGCTGCTGCAAAAGGAAGGATTTGAGCCATTGGAACTGTCGCCCGTTACGCAACTGGGCGCCTGCGCCGTTGTTGCCGCCGTGAACCAGAAAAAAGTGATTTCCGCGCTGCGGAATACCGAAGTACTGTCTGACCCCACCAATGCGATGGCCCTGTTGTATACAGAAGGTAAAAAGTCCGGCGGGTTGCCGGCGCAAACATACCGCTACTGCGCCATCACCAGAACCGTGAGGGCACAGGCGCTCGATAATCCTGCTTTCGCCCCCCATTTTGCGGTTTGCGCCCTGGCAACGATGACCTGCGCGGGCGCCGGGTACATCGTGGAAACAACAGCACTGTGCGAACATGTGATGGCCCAGGAAGCCATTCTCCGGCAGGTATTCGGCCTGAACAGCATACGCGTCCACCTGCTGCCGCAAAAGGGCCATGGAGCTAACCATGCGCTGGTCGGCACTGCCATGGAACTGCTGCAGCGCAGCCGGCCGGCAATAGCCGTTACGGTACGGGAACGTGATGAAACCAAAAACTATTACACCGGTATCCAGTTCAAGCTCATCGCAGATCTTCAGGGAGAGCCGTTTGAAATCGGCGACGGCGGACTGGTGGACTGGACACAACAACTGCTCAGCGATAAAAGCCAGCGGATGTTCATTAGCGGCCTCGGCACACAGGTACTGCACCAGCTTGGCGCAAACAACCGCCTTTCTTTCCCGCACAATCCGTAAATTCATGCCGCCTTATACCCAATGCTTATGTTCCGCAAAATCCATTTTGTCCTCGTACCACTCATTGCCGCCTCGTTGCAGCTGCAGGCACAGGCCGTAGTGCCGAAAAACAAAGTACTCTACGTAGTAGACTCCGTTCCTGTGGGCACAGGCCATGATCTGCGCCGGGAGTTGCCATACGAGGAACTGAAAAGTGAAGCCATCGCGTCCGTCAACATCCTGAAGTACCCGGAAACGTTACAGCATGCTAAATACCGGCCGTACGACAGTGTGCTGTTCATTATCACCAAAGCATACGCCGCACGGCCCGCCGAACTGAAAGCCATCCCCTCCACCGACCAGCTCACCCGCAAAGGCAATATTTATTTTTACAAAGGAAAGCCATACAGCGGCAAGGTGCTCGACTACCACTACGACGGCAGTATTTACCATGAAGGGACGCTGGAAAACGGGAAGTATACGGGCGTTCATCTCTATCACGATCCCGAAGGCCTGCGCCGGCATAGCTACACGTACGACAAGGACGGCGCCGAGCACAACACCGGTACAGACACCAACGGCAACATGACCAGCCGGGTAGTGCGCACCGATGAAAGGCTGCTCCTTTTTGAACTGTACTATCCCAACGGGCAACTGAAGCACCGGACGAAACGCGTAAAAAACAAGGAGATCCAGACTTCCTATTATTCTTCGGGCCTGTTATCGGACTCACTCGTCCGCCACCTCAAAACGAACAAAACGTACTACGATCCGCAAAGGCAGTTGCTCCGCAAACTGGCGGAGCAAAAAGATTATCTGAAACTGCGGGAATTGTTCCCGTCGGATCCGGCTACCTATATGTACATCTCCGCTCATAAACGGCAGGATGGACAATTCGATGAAGCATTGCGCTACATGGATACCTGCATCGCCCTCGAACCGCTGGAACCAATGTATAACTACGAAAGAGCGATGCTCCGCCTGCGGAAATTCGCGTACGCGGCCGACAAGGTAACTTTCAAATGGGACTACGAATTGAGCCGGTACCTCGATAAAAAACCGGAGCTCCACATTCCCGAAGCAGACAAACAAAAGATCATGGCCGATCTTAAACTGTTCGAGCCCATGAAGTATACGAACAGGGATTTTGTGAAAGTGTACCGGTATGTTGCGGAGAAGTTCTAGGAGGTTCAGGTCCGTCGTTCTACCGGTGCCCGAATCCGCTCGTTGATGAACTATTGAAAACACATAACGGAGACGTTGTGAAAGGGTGCCATATGTTGCGAAGAAGTTCCAGGAGGCTGAGTTCTGTTGCTCTACCGGGTGCCAGAATCCACCCCTTGATGAACCATTGAAATACACAACGGAGACGTTGTGAAAGGGTAACGATAAGTTGCAGAAATGTTCTAACAAATGCGGCCGGAGCATTGATCCACCCGGCGCCCGAATCCACTCGTGGCGACCGCTAATTATATCCACATGCTACTTCCCTCCCCTGATCTCCTTCAGCATCAGGTAAAACGAAGGTTTCGGCATATCCCCGTGGCCGTAACCGTCCAGTTCGAACAGCTGTGTTTTTTTGTGCCCGGTGAGTTTCATCATCCTCGCCCAGTAAGCATTTTCTTCATACCGCCCCAGCATCTCCATTTCCCGGTCGCCTGTAAAAAGCACCATGGGCGGCGCATCCGCCCGTACATGGTACAGCGGTGCAAATGCATCGATCAGCGGCTGCGTTTCGGCCATGCCTCTTTCTTTGCGGATGGTAAAATGGGTGATGGCCTGGGCACTGAAGGGGAACAGGCCGGCAATGCGGTTAGCGTCTATATTGTGCCGGGCGAGCCACTGTTTGTCGAGCCCCACCATGGCAGCGAGATAACCGCCGGCGGAGTGGCCGGCCACATAAATCCGGGAAGTATCACCGCCATATTCCGAGGCATGCCGGAATGCCCATGCCACCGCAGCAGCGGCGTCTTCGATATAAGCAGGACAACTCACCTTCGGGCTGAGCCGGTAGTTGGCAGCCATTACAATCACCTGCTGCTGTTGCAACTCGGCCGGGATGCTTTTGCTGCCGCCGGTAATGCCCCCGCCATGAAACCATACGATCACGGGCAGCCCCTTCTTTTTGGCAGGGTAATACACATCCAGCACACAGCGCTCTTTCATATAATCCGTTTGCGGGCCGCTGCGATACGGCAGGTTGTTTTGCCGGGAATACGTAAGGCTATCCTGGCCGGATAGGGGCAATACAAAGCAGATCAGGGCGAAAAGAAGCAACTGTTTCATGGTAACAAAGAAAATAAAAAATGCGGCTACTTGCTTTTAGTTATTTTTTAATATATTTTGATAGACGTTTTAACAGTTATAACTATCCACATGTCCACGTTCACAGCTAAGCGCAGGAGCCTTGTCCTGCTGTCATTACCTTTTGCCGCCCTTTTGCATGGCTGCGGCCGGCAAACCGCCACCGATCTGCGTATCCGCGAATTCGATTCCGCTTTCACCACCCGTTTTGCCGATTCGGTGGAGGCCGCCCTCAAACCGGAACTGGCCCAGGGCCTCAGCCTCTCGCTATGGGGCATCGATTCACTGGTCATCTCTCCCATCGCCATCGACATCAGCGACCGGGGCGACCTCTATTACACCACCACCAACCGGCAGAAACATTCGGAGTTCGATATCCGCGGGCACCGCGACTGGGAAATCCCCTCCATCAGCCTGCAAACGGTGGAAGACCGGCGCGCTTTCCTGCACAAGGAACTGTCGCCCGAAAACAGCCACCGCAACAAATGGCTCGAAGACCTGAACGGCGACAGTTCGCACGACTGGCGCGACCTGACCATCGAAAAAGAAAATGTGTTCCGCCTCACCGACATCAACAACGACGGCATCGCAGACCGCTCCCAGCTGGTAGTGGATGATTTTAACGATGAAGTGACCGACGTGGCCGGCGGTGTGCTCAGCGAGGGCGACGACCTTTATGTGGCTGTGGCACCGGATTTATGGCGGATGAAAGATAAAAACAACGACGGCATCGCCGATGAAAAAACGTCCATCTCCCATGGTTACGGCATTCATATCGGCTTCAGCGGGCATGGTATGTCCGGTGTGGAAATGGGGCCAGACGGCCGCATCTACTGGCAGATCGGCGACATCGGTTTTAACGGCACCGGGCCCGACGGCCGGAAATGGGAACACCCCAACAGCGGCGTTATTGCACGTTCCAACCCGGACGGCAGCGACTTCGAGATATTCGCTTACGGCATCCGCAACACCCATGAATTTGTATTCGACGAATACGCCAACCTCATCAGTGAAGACAACGACGGCGACCATCCCGGCGAGAAGGAACGCCTGGTGTATATCGTCAACGGTTCGGACGCTGGATGGCGCAGCAACTGGCAATACGGCAAATACCGCGACCCGCTCAACAACGGCTATAAAGTCTGGATGGACGAAAAAATGTACCTGCCGCGCTTCGAGGGGCAGGCGGCTTATATCACACCTTGCATCAGCAACTTCGTGAGCGGCCCGGCTGGCATGGTGTACAACCCCGGCACCGCGCTCAGCCCGAAATACCATAAAACGTTCTTCATTGCCGAGTTCGTCGGCAACCCTTCCGGCTCCGGCATCCATGCTTTCAAACTCAAACCCAAAGGCGCCACCTTCGAGCTGGGCGAACACGAAAAAATTCTTGGCGGCGTACTGCCCACCGGGCTTGATTTCGGTCCCGATGGAGCGCTGTACCTGGCCGACTGGATAGACGGGTGGGACACTCATCACTACGGCCGCATCTGGAAGCTGGACGATACCAACGCCGCGGCCATGGCGGTACGGAAGGAAGTGAAAAAACTCCTCGCCGCCGACTTCTCCGGGTATGAAACCGGTGCCCTGGCCGGCCTGCTGAAGAATGCCGACATGCGGGTGCGGTTGAAGGCGCAGTTCGAACTGGTCAAACGCAAAAAGAAAGGCGCCGAAGTATTCGAAGCCGCGCTGCAGCAGCGCAGCCATCAGCTGTCGAGGGTGCATGCCATCTGGGGGCTCAGCCAGCTGGCCCGGCAGGATAAAAAATATGCCGCTGCGCTGATGCCGGTGTTACGGGACAGCGATGCCGAGATCAGGGCGCAGGCCGCCAAATGGCTGGGCGACGTGCGGTATGCCGAGGCAGGCGCCGCCCTGGTTCCCTTGTTGAAAGACACTGCGAGCAGGGTCCGCTTTTTTGCGGCGGAAGCCCTGGGCAGGATAAGGCACGAAGCCGCCGTGCAGCCCATCATCGATTTGCTCGCCGCCAATAACGACGAAGACGCTTACCTGCGCCATGCCGGCAGCCTCGCTCTGGCGCGCATCGGCAAGGCCGATCCGGTGCTGGCGCAAGCCGCTCATCCCTCCCGTGCCGTGCGGCTCGCGGCGGTGGTGGCGCTCCGCCGGATGTCGCACCCCGGCATTGCCCGTTTCCTCAGCGACACCAGCGAGCTGGTAGTGACCGAAGCGGCCCGGGCCATTAACGACGACTTATCTATTCCCGCCGCATTGCCTGCGCTGGCAGGTTTATTGAATACCACCCGTTTCAGGGGCGAGCCGTTGATGCGGCGCGTGATCAGCGCCTGCCTGCGCGTGGGCGCGGAAAACGGTACACTACCGGAGCTTATCCGCTATGCCCTTAACGAAAACGCCCCTGCCGCCATGCGCGCCGAGGCCATCGACGTCATCAGCGTATGGCCCCAACCTTCCGTGCTCGACCGGGTAGACGGGCGGCTGAGAGGCCCCGCGGAGAAGAAAAACTCCAAAGCCGCCGAACTTTCCGCTACCGCGCTTACCGGCCTGTTGCAACACAAAGCACTGCCTGTGAAGCTAAGTGCCGCCGGAGCCATCGACCGGCTGCATATCAAATCCGCCGCACCCGCATTGCTGGCCGCGGTGAAGGGCGACAAAGAAGCCCTCATGCGCGTGGTGGCGCTCAAAGCGCTGGTAACGCTGCAGGACGAAAGGCTGGAACCTGCCATCCGGCATGCGCTCACCGATAAAGAAAAGAAAGTGCGTGTGGCCGGCCTCGACCTGCTGGAAAAAATGAACATCCCCCAACCTGTGATGGTCAGTTTGCTCACCAGTGTGATCGATACCAAAACGCTCGAAGAGCAACAGGCCGCCGTACTGACGCTGGGCAGGCTCCCGCTGGAGCATTCGCAGCCCAGCATCGAAGCCCTGCTGGCTAAAATGGAGAGCGGCCGCCTGCCTGCAGGGGTGATACTCGAATTGGGCGAGGCTATCGACAGCACGGGTTCGCAGGCACTCAAAACACGTTACGCCACCATCAGCAGCGGGTTGTCGCCGGACGCGCAACTGGCCGCCTATGCCGGCAGCCTCGAGGGTGGCGACCCGCAGCGGGGCCGGCAGATCTTTTACCGCAACCAGAGCGCCCAGTGCATGAAATGTCATGCGTACGACGACCGGGGCGGCAATGCCGGGCCGCGCCTCAACGGCGTTGCCGGCCGCATCAGCCGCAGCCAGATACTCGAAGCGCTCATCGACCCGGGCAAACGCCTGGCGCCGGGCTTCGGCATGGTAACGCTGGAACTGAAAGACGGGCAAAAACTCACCGGGGTGCTGCAGGGCGAAAACAAAACCGGCCTCAGCATCAAAGCGGGCCTCGACCCGGTGCAGACCATCCCGCTGGCCCGGATAACGAAAAAAACCTACGCACCGTCGAGCATGCCCGACATGAAAACCATACTGTCCAAGAAAGAAATCAGGGATGTGGTAAGTTTTCTGGCAGAAGCAAAAGAAGACAATTAATTTTTGTACTTTTTGCGCGGCAAATGATCCAACCAAAATCGGGAAGAGGGTTATCTTATCGTTAATTTCACCGCATGGCAGGCTGATCGCTTTTTCAGCGCATCACCCGCCGCGGGCCGGTTTACAGGTATCTGCGGCAATAGCGCACATGCCTCACCGCCACGCCAGGCACTGGGTGATCTGAACGGCCACGTTATATTTGCAACCTAAATCCATGTGATGTCTGTGCAGAAAGTACATATTGCGCCCGGCCTGTTGCAAGCCGTTGCTGGAGGGGATGAAAAGGCCTTCAGTGAACTGTTTCACCTGTTCCGGAACAAAGTGTATGCGATCGCTTTCAAAGTAACCGCTTCCGAGGCCATGGCCGAAGAAGTACTGCTCGACGTGTTCCTGAAGGTATGGCTGAAAAGGGAGCAACTGCCGCAGATCGAACATTTCACCGCCTGGCTCTTCACCGTTACCCGCAACCACATCTTCAACCTGCTGAAGCAGGCTGCCCTGCAGATGCACCCCGCCCCGCTGGCGGAGCAGGAAGATTATGCGCTGACGTATTCAGACAACCCGGCCGCGATACTCCAGGAAAAAGAATACCGTAAAGTACTGCAGCAGGCGGTGGACCGGCTGCCGCCCCAGCAGAAAAAAGTGTACCGCCTCATCAAGGAACACGGCCTCAAACGCGAGGAAGCAGCCGTGGAGCTGAACCTTTCCCCCGAAACCGTGAAACGCCACCTCTCCGATGCCATGCAGTTCATCCGCGTGTACTGCGTATCGCACCTGGGCGCCTCCGCCGCCCTCGTCATTGTTAAGGCAATATTATGAATACAAATTATTTTCCCGCCGGCTGACCCACTCCCCCTTTTTCACTGTCTCTTTTGGTAGAACGCACTTGTAAAATCATACTATGTCCAGGTTAGACACACTGTTCCGCAAATTCATGCAGGGTTCCTGTACGCAACAGGAAAAGCAGGAGCTCTTCGCGCTGATCGCGAAGCCGGAGCACGATGCGGCGCTGCACCGCCTGCTGGACGAAGTGATCGCCGATACGGACGAAGAGAAGGAAGTAGACGCCGCCAGGGCGCAGGAAATCCTGTCGATTATCCTCAAAGCCGGCGCACCACCCCGCAAACGCCCGGCCCTGCTCCGCACACTGGGCAAGGTAGCCGCTGCCGCTGCGGTGCTGGGACTGGCGTTCGCCACCTTCCATTATTTCAACGCGGCACCGCCTGCCGCACAGCCGCAGCGCAGCGCCATCGTACAGGACATTCCCGCTGCCGTCAGTGGCGCGGTGCTCACCCTTGGCGACGGCCGCAAAGTGCCGCTCGACAGTCTCGGCCAGGGCATCATTGCGCAGCAGGGCGGCGCCACCGTTACACTGGCGAAAGGCGCACTGGCGTATAACGATCACGATGCCGCTGAAGTCACCTACAACACGCTCAATACCCCGCGCGGCCGCGTATTCCGCGTGGTGCTGCCCGACGGCTCGACGGTGTGGCTCAACGCCGCCAGCACCCTGCGCTATCCAACCAGCTTCAACCAGCACGACAGAACAGTGGAACTGAGCGGCGAAGCTTACTTCGACATTCAGCCGCAGGCGGGCAAACCGTTTAAGGTAAAAGTCGGCAGCCATACCGAAGTACTGGTGCTCGGCACCGGCTTCAACGTATCCGCCTACCAGAACGATGCGCTTGTGGCCACTACCCTGCTGCACGGCAAGGTGAGCGTGAACAGGCAGCTGCTGCAGCCGGGTGAACAGGCGCAGCTGGCCAACGGCAGCCCTACGCTGAAAATCATGAAAGCAGATACCAGCCAGGTGATGGCGTGGAAAAACGGCATGTTCAACTTCGACAACGCCGACATCCGCGAGGTAATGAAACAACTGGAACGCTGGTACGATATAGATGTACAGTACGAAAACGGCATCCCGCCCCTGCGCTTCGGCGGAAAAATAGAACGCGGCCTCAGCCTGCAGCACATCACCAGGATACTGGCTATTTCAAACGTGCACTGCCGGCTCGAAGGGAGAAAACTGATCGTCACACAATAAACCGTTATTCAGGCTCACGCCCGTCTGCACACCATAACCGAAGGTTAGGGACGGGATACCTATGTTTTAAAATCTTTAAACAGGAACATGTTGCACTTTAATTATCGCAAACCACGACAGAAACCAAAACTTTTAGTCATGAAGCTGATCATTACCCTGGTAACGGTGCTGACCCTCCAGGTACAGGCCCGGGTAGCCGCCCAGACCATTTCCATGACAGGTAAGGACCTCTCTTTCAGGGAGATTTTTACCCGCCTTGAAAAACAGACCGGCTACGTGGTGTTCTACAACCTCGCCCTGCTGGATAAAACCACGCCGGTTTCCGTGTCTGCCCGGAACATGCCGGTGGAAACGTTCCTCAGCACCATCATGAACGGCCAGCCGATCGATTTTGAGATCAACAGCAAAACCATCACCATCAAGGCAAAAACGTTGCCGCCCGCGGCCGTGCAACAGGAGAAAACCGCGAAAGATCCGCCTGTGAAAGGAAAGGTGACGGACGAAGAAGGCAACCCGCTGCCGGGCGCTACCATTTCGGTGGCCGGCACCAGCCGCGGCGTGCAGACGAACGAGAAAGGCGAGTTTTCCATCGAAGCGGGTAAACAGGATGTGATCTACATTACTTATATCGGTTTCGAGCGAAAAGCATTGCCGGTAAAAGATATCAACGGCCCGCTCACCGTAAAGCTGCTGCCATCCAATAAAAACATGGACGAAGTGGTGGTGATCGGTTATGGCAGCGTGGCGAAAAAGGACCTCACGGGAGCAGTGTCTACCGTAAAAGTATCCGACCTGCAGGACATTCCCGCTCCCCGTGTGGACCAGATGTTGCAGGGCCGCATCGCCGGCGCGGAAATCGTGTCCACCGACGGCGAGCCCGGCGCCGGTACCTCCGTGCGCATCAGGGGCACCCGTTCCATCTCCGCCAGCAACGAACCGCTGTTCATCGTGGATGGATTGATGGACGCCATCACCAGCCTCAACGAATTGAACCCTTCAGACATCGCCACCATCAACGTGTTGAAAGACGCGTCTTCCACGGCCATCTACGGTTCCCGCGGCAGCAACGGCGTTATCATCATCACCACCAAATCGGGCGGCGACAAACGCGGAAAGACCAATTTCACCCTCCGCAACGACATGGGCTTCTCCGAACTGCCGCGCTACCTCGACCTGATGAACGCCACGGAATTCGCGCAGCTGCAAAATGACCGCTACTATTTTGCGTCCACCGCCAACCAGACCAAACCACTGGAAGAATACCCCTATCCCGACCCGCTGGCCCTGGGCGAAGGCACCAACTGGACAAGGGAAATCACCCGCCGTGCGCCTTATCACAACATCACGCTGTCCGCTTCCGGCGGCGACAAGGCCACGCAGTATTTTTTCTCCGCCAATTACAACAACAATCAGGGCATCATACAGAACAGCGGCATGCAACGCTACCAGGTGCGCCTCAACCTCGACCGTACCATCAGCCAGTTCGTAAAGGCGGGTGTACGTTTCAACTATTCCAGCCTCGACCGGCAACTGAACAATGCAGATGTAGGCACGAGCACCCTCTGGTACCGCTCCACCATCTTCCTGGCGCCCACCATCCCGGCGTATAAACCGGACGGCAGCTTCAACGACTGGAACACACAATGGTACTCCGGCACGCTCTTCGATTCCCCGCTGGCCAACGTGCTGCTGAAAAAGAACGACCGGCTTGAAAAAAGCCTCAGTTCCATGGCTTATATCGAAATCACGCCGTTCAAGAACGTGCTGGTGCGCTCCACCATTTCTTATTCGGACTTTTCGAGAACGAACGACCAGTTTACGCCCTCCACCATGCCTTCGCGCGTGAACGCCAATTCCGGCGCCTATGCGTACAAAAGCAGCTATGCGGAAAACAACCTGCTGAATGAAAACACCATCACGTATAAACGCAGCTGGAACAAACGCCACAATTTCGACGCGATGTACGGTTTTACGGTGCAGCGCCGGAAGTACGACAACCTCACGGCCAGCGGCAGCGGGTATTTTGTAGACGACATCGAAACCAACGACCTCGGCGCTTTGCCGTCGAAAGAAACGGTGACGCTGGGCTCCTCGCTCGAAACCCTCGGCCGCCTGTCGCACCTCGCCAGGGTGAACTACAACTACCGCAACCGCTACTATCTCACCGCTACCATGCGGGCCGACGGGGCGTCCAACTTCGCGAAAAACAACAAATGGGCGATGTTCCCTTCCGCCGCATTCAAATGGAATATCAGCAACGAGGCTTTCATGCAGGGCTTCAATAAACTCAGCGAGCTCTCGCTCCGCCTGAGCGGCGGCACCTCGGGCAACGACGCGATTTCCCGGTACCAGTCGCTTTCCCGGCTTTCCTCCACTACCGGCGGTTACCTGTTCAACGGCACGCAGCCCGTGGCGTATTATCCCTCCCGTATTTCGAACGAAGGGCTGACCTGGGAAAAAACCACCACCTTCAATGCGGGCATCGACCTGTCGTTTTTCAACAAGCGGCTCGACATTGTGCTGGATGTATACCGCAGCGCTACGGCTGACCTCCTGCTCACTGTACAGCTGCCCACGCACGTCGGGTATGGCTCCAGGCTCGCCAACATCGGGAAAACCTCCAACCGGGGGATCGAGCTCACGGTGAACCATGAGAACATCCACCG encodes:
- a CDS encoding RNA polymerase sigma factor, yielding MEHIELAEDIAGETFLAALETWPYKGIPENPAAWLYTVAKNKAANHYSRLQTFRAKITPALQQASSGGEIDIDLSDRNITDSQLQMIFAICHPAIPPEAQIGLALRILCGFGIDEIANALLTNKETVNKRLYRAREKLRQEKVEITFPAPGEVNRRLETVLTTLYLLFNEGYYSESQGAVLREELCLEAMRLTYLLAGNESTNLPPVNALLSLMCFHASRFPARKNDHGEIVLYHDQDENLWNLELIGKGAYYLHRASGGDQLSKYHIEATIAYWHTVKEDSAEKWENILQLYNRLLTIAYSPIAALNRTFALSKTKGKPAAIAEAEKLALTDNHYYHTLLGELYTGIDNGKARIHLEAASQLAKTEADKSTIRRMLEGL
- a CDS encoding VOC family protein, whose product is MATTNTLRGFATVTFFAADHEGARKWYSELFGIPPYFDKPGYIEFRVGDYQHEIGIIDAKYAPKGAQPGPGGAMIYWHTDDLKGTLQKLLTMGATEFEPVTERGEGFITASVLDPFGNILGIMYNPHYVAVVAAKK
- a CDS encoding toxin-antitoxin system YwqK family antitoxin; the protein is MFRKIHFVLVPLIAASLQLQAQAVVPKNKVLYVVDSVPVGTGHDLRRELPYEELKSEAIASVNILKYPETLQHAKYRPYDSVLFIITKAYAARPAELKAIPSTDQLTRKGNIYFYKGKPYSGKVLDYHYDGSIYHEGTLENGKYTGVHLYHDPEGLRRHSYTYDKDGAEHNTGTDTNGNMTSRVVRTDERLLLFELYYPNGQLKHRTKRVKNKEIQTSYYSSGLLSDSLVRHLKTNKTYYDPQRQLLRKLAEQKDYLKLRELFPSDPATYMYISAHKRQDGQFDEALRYMDTCIALEPLEPMYNYERAMLRLRKFAYAADKVTFKWDYELSRYLDKKPELHIPEADKQKIMADLKLFEPMKYTNRDFVKVYRYVAEKF
- a CDS encoding alpha/beta hydrolase produces the protein MKQLLLFALICFVLPLSGQDSLTYSRQNNLPYRSGPQTDYMKERCVLDVYYPAKKKGLPVIVWFHGGGITGGSKSIPAELQQQQVIVMAANYRLSPKVSCPAYIEDAAAAVAWAFRHASEYGGDTSRIYVAGHSAGGYLAAMVGLDKQWLARHNIDANRIAGLFPFSAQAITHFTIRKERGMAETQPLIDAFAPLYHVRADAPPMVLFTGDREMEMLGRYEENAYWARMMKLTGHKKTQLFELDGYGHGDMPKPSFYLMLKEIRGGK
- a CDS encoding DUF7133 domain-containing protein: MSTFTAKRRSLVLLSLPFAALLHGCGRQTATDLRIREFDSAFTTRFADSVEAALKPELAQGLSLSLWGIDSLVISPIAIDISDRGDLYYTTTNRQKHSEFDIRGHRDWEIPSISLQTVEDRRAFLHKELSPENSHRNKWLEDLNGDSSHDWRDLTIEKENVFRLTDINNDGIADRSQLVVDDFNDEVTDVAGGVLSEGDDLYVAVAPDLWRMKDKNNDGIADEKTSISHGYGIHIGFSGHGMSGVEMGPDGRIYWQIGDIGFNGTGPDGRKWEHPNSGVIARSNPDGSDFEIFAYGIRNTHEFVFDEYANLISEDNDGDHPGEKERLVYIVNGSDAGWRSNWQYGKYRDPLNNGYKVWMDEKMYLPRFEGQAAYITPCISNFVSGPAGMVYNPGTALSPKYHKTFFIAEFVGNPSGSGIHAFKLKPKGATFELGEHEKILGGVLPTGLDFGPDGALYLADWIDGWDTHHYGRIWKLDDTNAAAMAVRKEVKKLLAADFSGYETGALAGLLKNADMRVRLKAQFELVKRKKKGAEVFEAALQQRSHQLSRVHAIWGLSQLARQDKKYAAALMPVLRDSDAEIRAQAAKWLGDVRYAEAGAALVPLLKDTASRVRFFAAEALGRIRHEAAVQPIIDLLAANNDEDAYLRHAGSLALARIGKADPVLAQAAHPSRAVRLAAVVALRRMSHPGIARFLSDTSELVVTEAARAINDDLSIPAALPALAGLLNTTRFRGEPLMRRVISACLRVGAENGTLPELIRYALNENAPAAMRAEAIDVISVWPQPSVLDRVDGRLRGPAEKKNSKAAELSATALTGLLQHKALPVKLSAAGAIDRLHIKSAAPALLAAVKGDKEALMRVVALKALVTLQDERLEPAIRHALTDKEKKVRVAGLDLLEKMNIPQPVMVSLLTSVIDTKTLEEQQAAVLTLGRLPLEHSQPSIEALLAKMESGRLPAGVILELGEAIDSTGSQALKTRYATISSGLSPDAQLAAYAGSLEGGDPQRGRQIFYRNQSAQCMKCHAYDDRGGNAGPRLNGVAGRISRSQILEALIDPGKRLAPGFGMVTLELKDGQKLTGVLQGENKTGLSIKAGLDPVQTIPLARITKKTYAPSSMPDMKTILSKKEIRDVVSFLAEAKEDN
- a CDS encoding RNA polymerase sigma factor; its protein translation is MSVQKVHIAPGLLQAVAGGDEKAFSELFHLFRNKVYAIAFKVTASEAMAEEVLLDVFLKVWLKREQLPQIEHFTAWLFTVTRNHIFNLLKQAALQMHPAPLAEQEDYALTYSDNPAAILQEKEYRKVLQQAVDRLPPQQKKVYRLIKEHGLKREEAAVELNLSPETVKRHLSDAMQFIRVYCVSHLGASAALVIVKAIL